The sequence below is a genomic window from Archangium lipolyticum.
AATGGAGACGAGCTGCACCCCAGAGGCTCCGTTCCCATGGCGTTCCCCTCACATTTCTGGATGGCTGGGTCACAAGATGGGGCTCAGGGGTCGGGTATACGCCAGCCCCCGCAAGGAGGGCTCGGGATGGATGGGCAGGTTCAGCGGCGCATTCTGGTGGTGGATGATGACCCGACCATCCTGAATGTCTGGCGCAGGGTGTTGGGGCCGAAATGGCGCCGTCCCGCGCTGGACAACCTGGAGAAGAAGCTCTTCGGCGCCACCCCACCCGCCGCGCCTCCGGAAGTGGCCTTCACCATCGACACCGCCTCTCAGGGGATGGAGGGGTTCCAGAAGGTCGTCAGCGCCCTGGCGGAGGGGCGTCCCTACAACTTCGCCCTCGTCGACATGCGGATGCCGCCCGGCTGGGATGGGCTGGAGACCATCCTGCGCATGCTGGAGAAGGATCCCCAGTTGGAGGTGGCCATCTGCAGCGCCTTCTCGGACATCTCCCGGGAGGAAGTGGTCAAGCGCGTGGGCCGGGCCGATCTGCAGTGGCTCAAGAAGCCCTTCGAGCTCGAGGTCGCCCGGGATCTGGCCTGGAAGTTGAGTGAGCAGGGCGTCCATCGACGCCAGTCCCGCTAGAGACTGGCAGGGGAGGGGCCCATGACGAGCCCCCTCCCGAGGGGTGTGACGCCGTGGGCTACGCCTTGTCGCGGGAGATGGGCCCGAGCTTGCCCTTCGTGACGCGCAGGTAGTCCGCGGGAGTCAGGAGGATCTGCGTGCCCCGCACGCCCGCGGACACGGAGATGACGTCGAACAGCTCGAGCGTCTCGTCCACGAACACGGGGTATTCCTTCTTGCCGCCAATGGCCGTGACGCCGCCGCGGATGTAGCCCGTGAGCGGCTGGAGCTCCTTGAGCGGCACCGTGTCCACCTTCCGGTCCCCGCTCAGCCGCGCCAGCGCCTTGAGATCCAGCTCGCCGTTGCCCGGCACCACGGCGAGGAGCACGCCGGTCCGGTCCCCCCGGGCCACGAGCGTCTTGAACACCTGCTCCGGAGGCATTCCGACCTTGGCGGCCACCGTCTCGGCGGAGAGGTCCTCCGGGTCCACGTCGTACTCGCGCAGCTCGTAGCGGACGCCGAGCGAGTCCAGCAGCCGTGCCGCGTTCGTCTTCATGGCTTCACGCTCCCAGGGCCTGGCGGGCGGCCTTGATGCGGGCCAGCGCCTCTTCGGGCGTGGTGCCCACGGCGGACAGGTGGCCCATCTTCCGGCCCTTGCGCGCCTCGCGCTTGCCATACAGGTGCAGCCGGACGCCCGGCATGGCCAGCACGGACTCGAACTTCGGCCCGCCCTCGCGCAGCCACAGGTCGCCCAGCAGGTTGACGATGGCCGCGTGCCGCACCACCTCCACCGAGCCCAGCGGCAGGTTGCACACCGCGCGCACCGCCTGTTCGAACTGGCTGGTGAGGCACGCCACCTCGGTGGCGTGGAAGCTGTTGTGCGGGCGCGGCGCCAGCTCGTTCACCAGCAGCCGTCCGTCCTTCAGGAGGAACATCTCCACCACCAGCAGGCCCTCGACCTCGAGCGCCGTGGCCATGGCGCGGGCGATCTCCGTCGCCTGGGTGGCCACCTGGGGCGGCACCTGTCCCGGCAGCAGGGACCAGTCGAGGATCCGCTCCTCGTGGTGGTTGTAGGCCGGCGGGTACACCGCGACTTCTCCCCGGGGGGAGCGCGCCACCAGCACGGACAGCTCGGCCTGCAGGTCCAGCGCGGCCTCCACCACCACGGGGCTCTGGCCCAACTCTCGCCAGGCCTCGGGGGCCTCGGAAGCGGCCTTCACCAGGTACTGGCCCCGGCCGTCATAGCCGCCCTCGCAGGACTTCACGAAGCAGCGCCCGCCCAGCTCCGTCGCCGCCGTGGCGAGGGACTCCTGCTGGTCCGCCTGCTTCCACGGTCCCTGGGGGAAGCCGTGCTTCGCGAGCCAGGCCCGCTGCCGGCCACGGTTCTGCACCACCTCGAGGACGTGGGGGCCGGGCCGCAGCGGTGCGTGCTGTGCGGCGGCGCGCAGGGTGGTGAGGGGGATCTTCTCGATCTCCAGCGTCACCACGTCGCACGCGCGCGCGAGCCGGGTGGCCTCCTCCGCGCTGCCGAAGTCGGCCGTGTAGCACTGGTCCACCACGAAGCGGGCGGAGCACGCGGGGTCGGGATCCAACGCCTGCACCTGGTAGCCGAGCGTGCGCGCGGCCAGGGCCATCATCCGGCCCAGCTGCCCACCGCCGAGGATGCCGATCGTTCCACCGGGCAGGACGATCTTCGTGTTCATGCGAGCTCCCGATCCCGGAGCACCTCGTCGGTGCGGGCCTGACGCCAGGCGCCCAGCCTGGGGCGCAGCTCCGGGTATTTGAGGGACAGGATGGAGGCGGCGTACAGCGCGGCGTTGATGGCCCCCGGCTTGCCGATGGCCATGGTGCCCACCGGGACGCCCTTGGGCATTTGGACGATGGACATCAGCGCGTCGAAGCCGTTGAGCACCGTGGCGGGGATGGGCACGCCGAGCACCGGCAGCAGCGTCTTGCTGGCCACCATGCCGGGCAGGTGGGCCGCGCCCCCCGCCGCCGCGATGATGACGGACAGCCCGCGCGACTCGGCCGTCTCCGCGTACTGCATCATCCAGTCCGGTGTGCGATGGGCCGACACCACCCGCACCTCGTGCGGGATGCCCAGCTCCTTCAGCACGTCGATGCCAGGGCGCAGGTGCTCCAGGTCACTCTTGCCGCCCATGATGACGCCCACCCAGGGTGTTTCCGCGCTCAAGCTCTCGCCTCCAGTACGCCCTCCTGGTGAGGCCAGGAGGAGCGGAGAACGCGGAGATAGGGTGGGGGGATTCCGCCGGTCAACCGGAAGCTGACGGGGGCGGGCGGAATTTCAGTAGGTGGAGCCGATCTTCCCGAAGCTCTTCATGGCCCGGGCCTTCGTGCGCTTCACCGCCGAGCCCACCGACTCGCTGTCGGACGCCTGCTCGTAGTCCTGGAGGACCGCCTGCTGCTCGGCCAGGTCCGCCGCCACGGCCGAGGGGCTGGCCACCGTGCCCGCCTTCTCGAAGAGCGCCTGGTTCTGCATCACGTAGCCCTTGGCCTCCTCCCTGCGTCCGTCGCGGAGGGCCTCGGCCGCCAGCTTCAGGTTCTTCGCGCTCAGCGCGCGCGTGGCGTACACCGTGGCGTCCTTGTCCTGCCGCGCCAGCACCTCCTCGTGCCGCTCCGTCACCATCGCCGACAGGCTCGCCGCGCTCTCCACCCCGGTGTCCTTCAGCAGGTCCTTGTACGCCAGCTTCAGCCCCGCCACGTCCACCGCGCTCCCCGGACGGGTGCCCTCCACCGTGAGCCGCGCCACCACGCGCTCCACCTGTCCCGAGGAGAAGTCCGGCAGCGGCACCCGCACCGTGCGCCCCGTCTGGTGCGCGCGGTAGCCCAGCACCTCGCCCAGCCTCACCCCAGCGGGCAGCTCGAAGGACAGCTCCACGCCGCGCGCCACGCTGGTGGCCGCCTGCCGCAGGTCCCTCTGGAAGAGCGTGGCCAGCTGCCCCGCGTCCTCCAGGAAGCCGTACGCCCCGGCCCCGTACTCGGCGAAGCCCTGCATCAGGTCCTCGTTGAAGTCCGTGCCCACGCCGATGGCGCTCACGGTGATGCCCTCGGCGCGGATGCCCTTCACCACCTCGGTGAGGCCCGCGTCGTCGGTGATGCCCTCGGTGGGCTGGCCGTCGCTCAGCAGGATGATGCGGTTGACGGTGTAGTCGCCCCGGGAGGCCGCCACGTGCGAGCGGCCCGTGTGCAGCCCCGCGCCGATGTTGGTGCCGCCGTCATCCCAGATGCCCTCCACGAACTGGAGCATCCGCTCCTGGTTGGCGGGCGTGGCCGGCAGGCTCGGCAGGCTCTTCACGTCCGAGCCGTAGTGCACGATGGCCAGCCGGTCCTCGGGTCCCAGCAACCCCACGAGGTGGCGCGCGGCCTGCTTCGCCTGCTGCAGCTTGTAGCCGCTCATGGAGCCCGAGCGGTCGATGACCACCGCCAGGTTCACCGGGGTGCGCCTGGCGCCCGGCACCTCCACGCCGGTGATGTCCACCGTGACGAAGAGGTCCGAGCTTCCCGGGGTGATGTAGGGGTGGGACAGCCGGCTCGTCATCATCAACGAGCCGTTGCTGGCGGCCGCCGGCCTGGGTGGAGGCACGGGAGAGGCACCGTGCGGCGGTGCCACATGGGGCAGGCCCAGCACCAGGGCGGTGAGGGCGAGTCCGGCGGCCAGGGAGACGAAGGCGACCGTCTTGTTCATGACAGAGGGCTCCTTGCGGCGAGGGCCCCGCTGTCCACGTCCGGCGCGCGAAAAAGTTCTACGCCGCGCGCGCGGAAGGCGTCAGTTGGTCGCGGACTCGACGGCGCCGGCGCAGAAGTAGGGCGAGTTGTTGTCGCCGAACGTGTTGCGGTAGGCGACCGGGTCGTTCACGCGCATGTCGGTCATCGCCTCCTCATCCAGCAGCAGGGCGCGGCAGACCATGCGATCCTTCACGCTCGCCTCCGCGTCCGAGGCATTGACCACGCAGTCGTTCTGGGTGGCGTCCACCTGGCACGACTTGCTGCAGTAGCCCCGGGCCAGGCCGTCGGCCTCGGGGGGCTCCGAGTAGCTGGTGTCCCGCACGCAGACGAGATCCTCACACTCCGTCATGCCGAAGGAGATGAAGTCCTGGCCCGGCTTCAGCTCGGTATACTGGATGGGCCGGGTCTTGCCGCGCTCGGGCTCTGCCGCCATCTCCTCGGCGGTGGCCTTGCGCACCAGCGTACACCGCTTCCCGATATCGGACCTGATCTCGCACCCGCCACACAGCAGGGTCGCAGCCATCAGAAGAGCCAGACGCGCAGACATCGACGTGCACCTCATGAAACGCATGTGGGCGCCCACCGTAACACAGTGCCCCTCCATTCCAACCTGCACCTTGGTCGCACGGATGCCCGCTCTGCGAGTGCCTCGGGTACCCTCTCTGCAAGAATACCGAGTGGATACACAAAAGGGCCCGGGAGACCCACTCCCGCGCATACGGAGGAAGCAGGCGAGCTTTGATCGGTTGATGGGTTGCGAGCGGGACAGATAGGATGCACAGCGCCTCAGCCTCCGATACGAACGCATCGGTGTGCGGACGCCCAACCACGGAGCTTCCGGAAGTGAAACGCCTCCAGGCCATTCTGCTCGCGCTGTGCCTCGCGCCAGTGTCGGCACTTGCCCAGAACCAGCAAGACCCGGGGCTCGGACTCGATCTGAGCGGTGATCCCAACAAGCCGCAGGAAGAGACCGAGACGAACGCGGAGACGCCCGCGGAGGAGCCGCCCCCGCTGCCCTCCACGGTCGCGGAGACGCCCCCCGACGAACCCCTCTCTCCGGCCGAGCGCGACGTCACGCTCGATGACCGTGTGAAGAGCGTCCAGCGCAAGGTGTACCTCAAGAAGAACCGCTTCGAGCTGGCACCCTTCATCACCCTGTCGGTGAACGATCCGTACTACACGAAGGTGGGCGCCGCGGTGCGTGGGGCGTACTACCTGGCGGACACGCTGGCCCTGGCCGGGCGCGTCTCCGTGATGCAGGTGCTGCCCGAGGACGATGTGCGCATCGCCAAGAGCACCTTCGGCAGCCGCATCTTCTACTCGGTGCCCCAGTGGTCGGCCATGGGTGACGTGGAGTGGAGCCCGCTCTACGGCAAGGTGGCCTTCCTCAACTCCATCCTCCACTTCGATGCCTACCTGCTCGGTGGCATGGGCGTGGTGAACACCAAGGTGTCCAAGGCCCGTGGTGGCCCCAGCCTCGCCGCGGACCTCGGTCTGGGCCTGCGCTTCGTGGCCCGTGACTACCTCGCGGTGAACGTGGCGGTCATCAACACGTCCTACGTGGATCAGCCCCTCAACAGCAGCAAGGGCGCCACCCAGAACATCATGACCCTCAACGCCGGTATCTCCGTCTTCTTCCCGCTGAAGTCGACCGGTCGGGAGTCCGAATGAAGACCGCCGCCCGTCGTCTGTTGCTCGCGCTCTGTCTGGCGCCCGTGTCCGCCCTGGCCCAGGAGGCGGCGCCCGCGCCCGCGGCTCCCGCCGCTCCCGCTCCCGCCGCGAAGCCGGCACCCTCCGCCTCCTCCGGCTCCTCCGAGCAGGAGGCCGGTGACGTGTCCGAGGTGGACAAGGATCGCCTCGGGCCCCTGCGCGATCGTGTCTCGCCCGTCTCCGGCCACCTGTTCCTCAAGAAGGGCCGCCTCGAGCTCAGCCCCTCGGCCACCCTGTCCGTCAAGGATGCCTTCTTCACCAAGTACATCCTGGGCGGCGTGCTGACCTACCACCCCACGGAGACGCTGGGGCTCAGCCTGCGCGCCGGCTATGCCATCCCCACGGTGGCGGGAGCCGCGCAGATCTGCACCTTCTCCGATGAGGGTGGCACTGCCACCCGGGGTTGCCGCAAGCCCGCCTTCGCCGATCTCAATGGCTCCGCGCCCGGGCAGCTCACCCTGACGGGCGGGCTCGACGTGCAGTGGGCTCCCATCTACGGGAAGATCTCCCTGCTGGCCGAGCAGTTCGTCCACTTCGACCTGTACGGCATCGCCGGCGCCTCCGCGGTGCAGTACATCGGGCCCACCAAGACGGCGGAGTTCACCGCTGGCGGTAACGTCGGCGTGGGCATGCGCTTCTTCCTCAACCGCTGGATGACGCTGCGCACCGAGTTCCGCGACCTCATCTACGTCGAGAAGGCCCGCAACCCGTCCACCACGTTGCGCAACCAGCTCCTGTTCGAGCTGGGTCTCTCCTTCTTCTTCCCCTCTGCCAATCCCGAGTCATGAAACGTCTGCTCCGGCCTCTCTGCCTCGCCACCCTCGGGCTCACCCTGGCCTGGGCGACCCCCTCGCCCGCCCAGAGCTTCGAGGGTCTGGATCTCTCCCAGTCCTCCAAGAAGAAGAAGAAGAAGCCCACCCGCAAGCCCGCGCGCGGCAAGAAGTCCCCGGCCGCCCAGGCCCAGGACGATGACTCCGGCTCGGATTCGAGCTCGGACGCCAGCGCTTCCGGCGACACGTCCACTCCGGGCACCACCCCCGCCGACACGGGGACGGCTTCCTCTCCAGCTGCCCCGGCCGCCCCGGCCGGAGACGCGGCCGCGTCCAACCCGTCCATGGGGTTGGATCTGACGGCCGAGACCCCCAGCGCCCCCAAGGCCGCGCCCACCATGTCCTTCGACGCGGTGGACGTGTCCGGCAAGAGCGGTGATCGCCAGCGCCTGGACGTGGCCATCTCGCTCTTCAAGAACGAGGAGTACGAGAAGGCGGCGATGAGCTCCTTCGAGATGCTCCAGGACGCCAAGCTCGCCGGCCTCCACCTCGAGGCGCGCTACGTGCTGGCCAAGTCCCTCTACCGTATGGGGCTCTACCACTCGTCACTGGGCGAGTTCTCGAAGATCCTCGCCGTCGGTCCGGAGACGAAGTTCTTCCGCACCAGCCTCGAGTGGCTCTTCTTCATCAGCCGCAAGACGAAGAACGAGACCGTCATCCTGGATGAGATCGCCCGCTACGCGAACCAGGAGTTCCCCGAGCGCTTCCGCAGCGAGTTCCACTACCTGCTGGCCCGCTACCACTTCGTGCGTGGCAAGGCGCTGGACCAGGTGGGCCGCAAGGAGGACGCGGACAAGAGCTTCAGCGAGGTGAAGCGGCTGGCGCTGCTCATCCCGAAGACGGATCCGTTCTACCCGAGGACCAAGTACCTCGAGGGTCTGGCCTTCTTCCGCTTCGGCAACCAGGCCAAGAACGCCGCCGAGAAGCGCGTGGACATCAACACCGTGGGCGCCATCGACGCGATGAAGGAGATCGTCCGCGTCACCCGCTCCACGGCCGGTCTGGACGCCGAGCAGATCGCCTTCAACCAGAAGCTGCGCGAGCTGGCCTTCATGCAGCTGGCCCGTACCCACTACGGCATGCAGCAGAACCGCTACGCGCTCTTCTATTTCAACAAGGTGGAGCGCGGCACCTCGCAGTGGCTGGAGGCCATGTTCGAGGCCAGCTGGGCCAACTACCGCGTGGGCCAGTACGAGCAGGCGCTCGGCAACCTCATCACGCTCTCCTCGCCCTTCTTCCGCGAGGAGTACTTCCCCGAGGCGATGATCCTCAAGGCGGTCATCTATTACGAGAACTGCCGCTACCGCGAGTCCAGCCTCATCCTCCAGGACTTCGAGCGCACCTATCTGCCCGTGCATGATCAGCTCGAGCTGATCACCAAGAAGCAGATGAACGCGAGCGAGTACTACGGCGTGCTCTCCGACGTGCAGAAGAAGAACAAGGAAGGGCTGGAGAAGAGCCAGACGGACGTCATCCTCGAGCGCATCCTCCGGCTGGCCCTCACGGATCAGGACCTGAAGAAGACGAACGACTCCATCCTCGAGCTGGAAGGGGAGATGGACATCTTCGGGGAGAAGGGCGACACCTTCCGCTACTCCGAGCTGTCCAAGCAGCTGCTCGAGGGCCTGAAGACCCAGCGCACCGCCCTCATCGAGAAGGCCGGCATCATGGCCAAGGGCAAGCTGGAGACGGAGCTGGTCGGACTCAAGCAGCTGCTGGCCAACGGCCTGCGCATCAAGTTCGAGACCGTCTCCAAGGAGAAGGAGTTCCTCGAGGAGCAGCTCAAGGCTGGCGGCAACGTCTCCGTCGTGAAGAAGTACCGCTTCTCCGTGGCGGTGGCGGACGATCAGCTCTACTGGCCGTACGAGGGTGAGTACTGGCGCGACGAGCTGGGCACCTACCAGTACACGATGACCAAGGGCTGCATCCAGCGCGACACCGCGAACCGGACGATCCAGGCCAGCGAGAGCAACTGAGCCCGCGCCCAGGCGGCTCCCACCACCCGGTGGGAGCCTCCCGGCACCGTCCTCCACCGGGGGCTGGATCCGAGCGGGTCCGGCCCCCTCGTCATTCTACAAACCTGTAAGATGGTGCTTTCATGGCCACCAAGCTCGTCACCATTGCGTTCGACGTGATGGGGAGCGACCACGGCCCCGCGGAGGTAGTCAGGGGGGCCGCGCAGCTCTCATTGGAATCACCGCACATCCACACGTTGCTCGTGGGGGACAGGGCCGTCATCGACAACGCGCTCGCGGAGACGAAGCACAACGGCGAGCGCATCTCCGTGCAGCACGCCTCCGAGCAGATCTCCATGACCGAGAAGCCTGGTGAGGCGCTGGCGCGCAAGCCGGATGCGTCCGTGTCGGTGGCGGCGCGGCTGGTGGCCGAGGGCGAGGCGGACGCGCTCGTGTCGGCCGGCAACACGGGGGCGTGCGTGCTGTCGTGTGCCCGCCACTTCCAGCTGCTGCCGGGAGTGCGGCGCGCGGCGCTGGCGTCGGTGTACCCGACGCGCGCGCGCCACGGTGACAAGGATGATCCGTTCTCGCTCATCCTCGACGTGGGAGCCACGGTGGAGGCCACCGCGGACGACCTGGTGACATTCGCGGTGATGGGGTCGGCGTACGCGCGCATCATCTCGCGCAACGAGAATCCCAAGGTGGCGCTGCTCTCCAATGGCACCGAGCCCAACAAGGGGCCGCGCCAGGTGGTGGAGGCGCACGCGCGGCTGGCGAGCCTGCCCGGACTCCAGTTCATCGGGAACGTGGAGGGCGTGGACATCCCCAAGGGCACGGCGGACGTGGTGGTGACGGACGGCTTCGTCGGCAACGTGTGCCTGAAGATGTTGGAGGGAGTGCACGAGACGGTGGTGGAGCTGGCTCAGTACGCGTACAAGGAGAGCCTGCGCTGGAGGGCCGGTCTGGCGATGCTGTCCGGTGGCATCCAGCGCATCAAGGACATCACCGACTGGGAGCAATACGGGGGAGCACCGGTGCTGGGGTTCGATCGCATCTTCATCAAGGCCCACGGACGCTCGCGCTCCCGGGCCATCGCCAACGCGGGCAAGGTGGCCGCCAAGGCGGTGTCCCATGAGCTGGGCAAGGCCATCCAGCAGGGTCTGGCGCGGTGAGCCTGCCGGACCGCATCGATCCCAGGCCCCCGCGGCGCATCTACCGCTGGGACCTGGACAAGACGTACCTGCAGACGGAGTTCGACTCGCTCCGGGATCTGCTGCGCACGGCCTTCCAGAAGGCCCACGAGAAGCAGGCCGTGCCAGGTGCGTCCGCGCTCATCCGCGAGCTGGCGGCCAACGGAGACTCGCGGCTGTGCATCGTCTCCGGAAGCCCCAAGCAGATGCGCTCGGTGCTGGAGGAGAAGCTCAAGCTGGACGGGGTGGTGTGGGACGAGTTCGTCCTCAAGGACAACGTGGGCAACCTGATGCGCGGGCGCTTCCGGGCGCTGCGGGGACAGGTGGGCTACAAGCTGCCCGCCATCCTGGAGAGCCGCGCCAACGCGCCCGTGGAGGCCGAGGAGGTGCTCTTCGGGGATGATGCCGAGGCGGATGCCTTCATCTACTCGCTCTACGCGGACATGATCGCCGGGCGCGTGGACGAGCGGGTGCTGAATCAGATCCTCGCGGCGGCCGCAGTGTACCCGGACGAGGCCGAGCGGGTGCGCACCGCGTGGAAGAAGATTCCGGTGTCGGATCCGGTGCGGCGCATCTTCATCCACCTGGATCGGCTGACGCCGCCGGCGCACTTCTCCAACTACGGCCCTCGCGTGGTGCCCATCTTCAACTACTTCCAGGCCGCGCTGGTGCTGCTGGCCGACGGGCACCTGACGGCCCCGCAGGTCATCAAGATCGCCGTGGAGATGGTGCAGACGGCAGGGCACAACATCATCACGCTGTCCAACTCGTTCCAGGACCTGCTGCGCCGGGGTCTGCCGCTGCAGCAGGCGGCCGCGGCGCTGGTGCAGGCGCTGGAGGGGCCCAACGCGCTCCTCCAGGCGCTGCGGCCGGTGCCGGACATCATCTCGGCGTTCACCAAGCGGCTCGCCGCGCTGGGGACGCCGCCGCCCCCGCCGCCGGTGCAGGCGGTGGACTACCTGGACCTCATCCACCACGCGCTCCCCCGGACGCACAAGGCGCGGAAGACCCATTAGATGAGAGCGATCGTCACGGGCGCCAATGGCACGGTCGGCTCGCGGTTGTGCGAGTACCTCCGGCGTCTCGGTGTCGAGGTGGTGTGTTGGGAGCGCGACCGCGTCCCGCTGGACGACTACTGGGCCATGGAGGGCTTCGTGCGCTCGGTGGCCCCGGATGCGCTGTTCCATCTGGCGACGGCCTCGCGCCCCACGGGGCGGCCCAACGAGTCGTGGCTCGTCAACTACGAGTGGACGAGCGAGCTGGCGTGGATCACCCGGCAGCAGGGCGTACGGTTCGTGTTCTCCAGCACGGCGATGGTGTTCTCGGACCATGCACCCGGGCCCTTCACGGTGGACTCGGAGCCGGAGGCGCCCGAGGGCTACGGGTACGAGAAGCGGCGCGCGGAGGAGCGCGTCTTCCAGCAGAACCCCGAGGCGCGCGTGGTGCGGCTGGGCTGGCAGATCGACGATCAGCCCTCGGGCAACAACATGCTCGCCTCGCTGGAGGCGCAGATGCGCGAGCGGGGCAGGGTGGAGGCGAGCACGCGGTGGTATCCGGCGTGTGCCTTCCTCGATGACACCGTGAGGGCCCTGCTGGCGCTCGCGTGGGCGGAGCCGGGGCTCTACATGCTCGACGCGAACGAGCGGTGGACCTATTACGAGATCGTCCGTGCGCTCAACGCGCGGCACGGCAGCCGGTGGCACGTGGAGCCCACGGAGAGCTTCGTGTTCGATCAGCGCATGATGGACGACCGGGTGGTGCTGCCCTCGTTGAAGGCGCGGCTGCCGGAGCTGCGTTGAGGTCCGCCGGGGTTGCCTGACGGGCCACCGGCCTCATGCCCAGGAGAGCTCGAATTCGGTGTCGAGCCGCGCGAGTGGCCGTGCACGCACCGTCAGTCCTGGCACCTTGGCGATCTCGAACGAGCCCTGCAGCGAGCCCTCCGTATACGCGTGGGGCAGGAAGTCGCGCGTGAAGCGGATGACGGCGTTGGTGTGCCCCGTCCACCGCACCGTGCACTCCCCCGCGGTCGTGTTCATCCGGTAGGCCATCGGCAGGGTGTCGAGCAGCCGCCGGGGTTGCCCGACGACCAGCCGAAGCATGACCCGGCCCATCGTGGAGTCGGCGAAGTTCCTGGCGGACAGATAGCCCATCTGCCGCATCACCTCGTTGAAGTCCCGGCTGTCGCTGCTCAGGAGTCTCGCCCCGGTGTAGGACATCCGCAGCAGGGTGCCGAGCGGGTAGCTGAAGAGATCCAGGAACTGTTTCTCGCCACTCTCCTCCAGGCAGCGCCGCACCGTGGACTCATCCCCCAGCTGCCGCACGACTTCCAGCACGCCATTGAGGAAGAGGCCACGCGTTGTGTCCGTGGGCGTCACGTAGGACAGCAGCTGCTGTAGCTCCTCCTCCGAGCCGAGTGCGTGTGAACCGCCTGAGTCATCCCCCATGGCCTCTCCCATGTCGCGAGTCTGTCGCTCCTCCCGGGGAGGGCGCCACCCCGGATCGGGAGAGGATCCAGTGGTCATCAGTTCGCGACAAGGAGGTTGTACGAGCCTATGCGGCCTGCTTCGCTTCCGGGCCTTCTGTGCCGTGCGGGCCCTGGCCGTGCTCGGCGTGCGAGGCCGCGATCTGGCCGCTCAGCACTGGCAGTGCCACCTTCACCGCCACCGTCAGCACCATCAGCCCGAAGGCCCAGATGCCCGCGGTGATCTTCCACTCGGTGATGGTGGGCACGTACTCCACCAACTCGTGCAGGGTGCTCGGGACGAAGCCGGGGATGATGAGGCCCATTCCCTTTTCGATCCACACACCCGCGAACGCCAGCGCGCACGCCAGGTTGAGCAGCCACACGTGACGCCGCGTGGCAGGCAGGTGCACCACCACCGCCGAGGCGATGTTGAGCGCCACCGCCGTCCAGATCCACGGCACCAGCGCGTGGTGCCCGTGTGAACCGAAGAACAGGTAGCGCACCGCCGTGGCGTGCGTCCCTCCCGTGTAGAACGCCGTGAACAGCTCCGAGCCCAGCATGAACAGGTTGAGCAGCACCGTCACCCGCATCACCGACATCAGCGTGCGCAGCGGCCCTTCTCCAATGGGCAACCCCGTGAAGCGGCGGATGACCTGTAGCAGCACGATGACGAACGCCGGGCCCGTGATGAACGCCGACGCGATGAACCGCGGTGCCAGCAGCGCCGAGTTCCAGAACGGCCTTCCCCCCAGCCCGCTGTAGAGGAACGCCGTCACGCTGTGGATGCTGATGGCCCAGAAGATGGAGAGGAAGACGAACGGCAGGTACCACTGCTTGCGCGGCTTGCGCCCCAGGAAGCGCATGTAGATGAGATAGCCGCAGATGTGCAGGTTGATGAGCAGGTAGCCGTTCAGCACCACCACGTCCCAGGTGAGCATCGAGATGGGCCAGTTGAACCGTCCAATCCCTGGCATCAGGTGCCACG
It includes:
- a CDS encoding DNA-binding transcriptional response regulator gives rise to the protein MDGQVQRRILVVDDDPTILNVWRRVLGPKWRRPALDNLEKKLFGATPPAAPPEVAFTIDTASQGMEGFQKVVSALAEGRPYNFALVDMRMPPGWDGLETILRMLEKDPQLEVAICSAFSDISREEVVKRVGRADLQWLKKPFELEVARDLAWKLSEQGVHRRQSR
- the ybaK gene encoding Cys-tRNA(Pro) deacylase, which encodes MKTNAARLLDSLGVRYELREYDVDPEDLSAETVAAKVGMPPEQVFKTLVARGDRTGVLLAVVPGNGELDLKALARLSGDRKVDTVPLKELQPLTGYIRGGVTAIGGKKEYPVFVDETLELFDVISVSAGVRGTQILLTPADYLRVTKGKLGPISRDKA
- the purK gene encoding 5-(carboxyamino)imidazole ribonucleotide synthase, which codes for MNTKIVLPGGTIGILGGGQLGRMMALAARTLGYQVQALDPDPACSARFVVDQCYTADFGSAEEATRLARACDVVTLEIEKIPLTTLRAAAQHAPLRPGPHVLEVVQNRGRQRAWLAKHGFPQGPWKQADQQESLATAATELGGRCFVKSCEGGYDGRGQYLVKAASEAPEAWRELGQSPVVVEAALDLQAELSVLVARSPRGEVAVYPPAYNHHEERILDWSLLPGQVPPQVATQATEIARAMATALEVEGLLVVEMFLLKDGRLLVNELAPRPHNSFHATEVACLTSQFEQAVRAVCNLPLGSVEVVRHAAIVNLLGDLWLREGGPKFESVLAMPGVRLHLYGKREARKGRKMGHLSAVGTTPEEALARIKAARQALGA
- the purE gene encoding 5-(carboxyamino)imidazole ribonucleotide mutase: MGGKSDLEHLRPGIDVLKELGIPHEVRVVSAHRTPDWMMQYAETAESRGLSVIIAAAGGAAHLPGMVASKTLLPVLGVPIPATVLNGFDALMSIVQMPKGVPVGTMAIGKPGAINAALYAASILSLKYPELRPRLGAWRQARTDEVLRDRELA
- a CDS encoding vWA domain-containing protein, with translation MNKTVAFVSLAAGLALTALVLGLPHVAPPHGASPVPPPRPAAASNGSLMMTSRLSHPYITPGSSDLFVTVDITGVEVPGARRTPVNLAVVIDRSGSMSGYKLQQAKQAARHLVGLLGPEDRLAIVHYGSDVKSLPSLPATPANQERMLQFVEGIWDDGGTNIGAGLHTGRSHVAASRGDYTVNRIILLSDGQPTEGITDDAGLTEVVKGIRAEGITVSAIGVGTDFNEDLMQGFAEYGAGAYGFLEDAGQLATLFQRDLRQAATSVARGVELSFELPAGVRLGEVLGYRAHQTGRTVRVPLPDFSSGQVERVVARLTVEGTRPGSAVDVAGLKLAYKDLLKDTGVESAASLSAMVTERHEEVLARQDKDATVYATRALSAKNLKLAAEALRDGRREEAKGYVMQNQALFEKAGTVASPSAVAADLAEQQAVLQDYEQASDSESVGSAVKRTKARAMKSFGKIGSTY
- the cglC gene encoding adventurous gliding motility lipoprotein CglC, translating into MSARLALLMAATLLCGGCEIRSDIGKRCTLVRKATAEEMAAEPERGKTRPIQYTELKPGQDFISFGMTECEDLVCVRDTSYSEPPEADGLARGYCSKSCQVDATQNDCVVNASDAEASVKDRMVCRALLLDEEAMTDMRVNDPVAYRNTFGDNNSPYFCAGAVESATN
- a CDS encoding outer membrane beta-barrel domain-containing protein; the protein is MKRLQAILLALCLAPVSALAQNQQDPGLGLDLSGDPNKPQEETETNAETPAEEPPPLPSTVAETPPDEPLSPAERDVTLDDRVKSVQRKVYLKKNRFELAPFITLSVNDPYYTKVGAAVRGAYYLADTLALAGRVSVMQVLPEDDVRIAKSTFGSRIFYSVPQWSAMGDVEWSPLYGKVAFLNSILHFDAYLLGGMGVVNTKVSKARGGPSLAADLGLGLRFVARDYLAVNVAVINTSYVDQPLNSSKGATQNIMTLNAGISVFFPLKSTGRESE
- a CDS encoding outer membrane beta-barrel domain-containing protein translates to MKTAARRLLLALCLAPVSALAQEAAPAPAAPAAPAPAAKPAPSASSGSSEQEAGDVSEVDKDRLGPLRDRVSPVSGHLFLKKGRLELSPSATLSVKDAFFTKYILGGVLTYHPTETLGLSLRAGYAIPTVAGAAQICTFSDEGGTATRGCRKPAFADLNGSAPGQLTLTGGLDVQWAPIYGKISLLAEQFVHFDLYGIAGASAVQYIGPTKTAEFTAGGNVGVGMRFFLNRWMTLRTEFRDLIYVEKARNPSTTLRNQLLFELGLSFFFPSANPES